A genome region from Leptonema illini DSM 21528 includes the following:
- a CDS encoding ion transporter → MFHPLIFVKKLPLSPVFNLLSLGIILFGAAPLFAGSLFDLSLSTQSLLGVLDRFILLFFLIESALRVARFPSIKEYLTSSLFWIDIFSLLPPAALLIINPDDPLPGDLILRGGRLLRLVPLYQFFSQERSMGLRPSGSRMEFRLLSSSALLLYLFLLFGGVAMSAIHDRLSNEERSSRLLRIKRYMDTQGLQGIQELFPDRILKIEKRTPGESYELYLTDQTYIQTHMRHQRDFVYVEGASPEEAVLISFFDLNRRQIQFEASLLATGLLMIGALAVLFHRYFRDRILSPVERARRVMELRILGEEIEACEIPPGVDNEITELIDRMDQFYLTMREPAEK, encoded by the coding sequence ATGTTTCATCCACTCATTTTTGTAAAAAAACTGCCTTTAAGCCCGGTTTTCAACCTGCTCTCACTCGGCATCATCCTGTTTGGAGCGGCGCCGCTCTTTGCCGGTTCTCTCTTTGACCTCTCGCTTTCAACGCAATCCCTGCTGGGGGTGCTTGATCGCTTCATTTTGCTGTTCTTCCTGATAGAAAGCGCGCTGCGTGTCGCACGCTTCCCTTCTATAAAAGAATACCTTACAAGCAGCCTCTTCTGGATCGATATCTTCTCACTTCTGCCACCGGCCGCCCTGCTGATTATCAACCCTGACGATCCACTCCCTGGAGATCTTATCTTACGAGGAGGCCGCCTGCTCCGCCTCGTTCCTCTCTACCAGTTTTTTAGCCAGGAGCGATCAATGGGATTGCGACCGAGCGGCTCGCGCATGGAATTCCGGCTGCTCAGCTCGTCGGCGCTACTCCTGTACCTTTTTCTTCTTTTTGGTGGAGTGGCCATGAGCGCCATCCATGACAGATTGAGCAACGAGGAGCGCAGCTCCAGGCTTCTGCGGATCAAGAGGTACATGGATACGCAGGGCCTGCAGGGCATTCAGGAGCTATTTCCCGATCGCATATTAAAAATTGAAAAACGCACCCCTGGCGAATCCTATGAGCTCTATCTTACCGACCAGACCTACATTCAGACCCACATGCGGCATCAGCGGGATTTCGTGTACGTGGAAGGGGCAAGCCCTGAAGAGGCAGTCTTAATCAGCTTCTTCGATCTGAACCGGCGCCAGATACAGTTCGAGGCCTCGCTACTGGCCACGGGTTTACTGATGATCGGCGCACTTGCGGTTCTCTTCCATCGATACTTCCGGGACCGCATTCTCTCGCCCGTAGAACGAGCGCGTCGCGTTATGGAGCTTCGCATCCTCGGTGAAGAGATTGAAGCATGCGAGATCCCGCCAGGAGTGGATAACGAAATCACCGAGCTGATCGACCGCATGGACCAGTTCTATCTTACCATGCGTGAACCCGCCGAAAAATGA
- the metF gene encoding methylenetetrahydrofolate reductase [NAD(P)H] yields MHRISDRLKKKQPVFSFEFFPPKNDDGERLLMQTIEDLKALEPDFVSVTYGAGGSTRAKTREWVRSIQDRYAIPAMAHLTCVGSGREEIRSILEDLYSDGIRNIMALRGDPPKGETAFVAPADGFRYANELISFIRSTGLDFCLGAAAYPEVHGEAPSAAEDLRNLKRKVDAGADFLVTQLFFDNEKYFSFVDQVRAAGIEVPVVPGIMPITAFKQIERFTAMAGCAIPDSLVKSLAGVQDDAEALLNLSLEFTLRQCEELLSKGAPGIHFYTLNQSRATAIILDRLRRSVSAERR; encoded by the coding sequence ATGCATAGAATTTCGGACAGACTGAAGAAAAAACAACCGGTTTTTTCCTTTGAATTTTTCCCTCCCAAGAATGATGATGGAGAGCGTCTGCTGATGCAGACCATCGAAGATCTGAAGGCCTTGGAACCTGATTTTGTGTCAGTCACCTACGGCGCAGGCGGCTCGACTCGGGCGAAGACCCGGGAATGGGTTCGCAGTATCCAGGATCGTTATGCGATCCCGGCCATGGCGCATCTGACCTGTGTGGGCTCGGGACGCGAAGAGATCCGCAGCATCCTTGAAGACCTGTATTCTGATGGCATTCGCAATATCATGGCCCTTCGCGGCGATCCGCCGAAGGGTGAGACGGCCTTTGTGGCTCCGGCCGACGGATTTCGTTATGCAAACGAGCTGATCTCGTTTATTCGCTCGACGGGCCTTGATTTCTGTCTTGGAGCGGCCGCCTATCCCGAGGTGCATGGAGAGGCGCCGTCTGCAGCAGAAGACTTGCGCAACCTAAAACGCAAGGTCGATGCCGGGGCGGATTTCCTCGTAACGCAGCTTTTCTTCGATAACGAAAAGTATTTCTCCTTTGTGGATCAGGTTAGAGCGGCCGGCATTGAGGTGCCTGTCGTCCCCGGCATCATGCCGATCACGGCCTTCAAGCAGATCGAGCGCTTCACGGCCATGGCCGGATGCGCCATTCCCGATTCTCTTGTTAAGTCGCTTGCCGGCGTCCAGGATGATGCTGAGGCTCTGCTCAATCTGAGTCTGGAGTTTACGCTGCGTCAGTGTGAAGAGCTGCTTTCGAAGGGAGCTCCGGGGATTCACTTTTATACTCTTAACCAGAGCCGTGCCACGGCGATCATCCTTGATCGGCTGCGTCGCAGCGTCTCTGCGGAGCGCCGATGA
- a CDS encoding GAF domain-containing SpoIIE family protein phosphatase encodes MKDVLTLKQISGITTRINSELDLPILLTVIMDTARELLDTQGASLLLYDRDSEELIFDIARGERSGILARKRIPKGQGIAGECARTRKAIIVNDAQSDPRLLRTIDQASGFVTRKLIAVPMEARGELIGVLEAVNTMDGRDFTSRDVRLLTFLSAMAGLAIYNRRLYANLMDRMEELNCIHEISRSLHEHDDLEPMLDAILTAIEEVLDVERLSLALRERASGDFKIHRTRGFSLEENDLRIDPERGVASMVLKSGEPLLVRDLVRDLGFTTENAGRYRTSSFISVPILVGDHVKGLLNAADKKNGNPFDQFELKVLTTIAAQLSSAIQRLDARSREIEIRMYRKDLETAANIQRNSLPEIPAEIAGVKMAAGYEACRDVGGDFYDFHYHSENLMSFVMADVSGKGVPAALFMEYSKTLLAAHIPRLIHPVKSLTEVNAELIRNSRMGLFVTVMLVQVERDMDRLRLASAGHNHQILYRARTGTIESLSGQGPPLGTFEGAEYREKIYHYDKGDLLVLYTDGISEAQKQNFEQYGEDRLFDLIRRLGHLEPTEIVKAIFADVNDFIEGAEQMDDATVMVVRL; translated from the coding sequence ATGAAGGATGTTCTTACCCTGAAGCAGATCAGCGGGATCACGACGCGGATCAATTCCGAGCTTGATCTTCCTATTCTGCTTACCGTCATCATGGATACGGCGCGCGAGCTGCTTGATACGCAGGGAGCGTCGTTGCTTCTTTATGACAGGGACTCCGAAGAACTGATCTTTGATATCGCCCGCGGCGAGCGAAGCGGCATCCTCGCTCGCAAGAGAATTCCAAAAGGGCAGGGGATTGCCGGAGAATGCGCCCGCACGCGAAAGGCTATCATCGTAAACGACGCGCAGAGCGATCCGCGGCTGCTGCGCACGATCGACCAGGCAAGCGGATTTGTTACGCGAAAATTGATCGCCGTTCCGATGGAGGCGCGCGGAGAGCTTATCGGCGTGCTTGAAGCGGTCAATACGATGGATGGCCGGGATTTTACGAGCCGCGACGTCAGACTGTTAACCTTTCTTTCGGCAATGGCCGGCCTGGCCATCTATAACCGGCGACTGTATGCGAATCTTATGGATCGCATGGAGGAGCTGAACTGTATCCATGAGATTTCGCGCTCTCTGCACGAGCATGACGATCTTGAGCCCATGCTTGACGCTATCCTGACGGCCATCGAAGAGGTGCTCGACGTCGAGCGTCTTTCGCTCGCTCTTCGCGAGAGAGCATCGGGCGACTTCAAGATTCACCGCACGCGCGGATTCAGTCTTGAAGAGAACGATCTGCGCATCGATCCCGAGCGCGGGGTGGCCTCGATGGTCCTGAAATCGGGAGAGCCGCTTCTTGTGCGCGACCTTGTTCGCGATCTCGGTTTCACAACGGAGAATGCAGGCCGGTATCGAACGTCTTCTTTTATATCGGTGCCCATCCTTGTCGGTGACCACGTCAAAGGGCTTCTGAACGCGGCGGATAAAAAGAACGGCAACCCGTTCGATCAATTCGAGCTCAAAGTACTCACGACCATCGCCGCGCAGCTTTCATCGGCCATTCAGAGGCTCGATGCCCGGTCCCGCGAGATCGAGATTCGGATGTACCGCAAAGATCTTGAGACGGCGGCGAACATTCAGCGCAATTCGTTACCCGAGATCCCTGCCGAGATTGCCGGCGTTAAGATGGCGGCCGGTTATGAGGCCTGTCGCGACGTGGGCGGCGATTTCTACGACTTCCACTATCATTCTGAAAACCTGATGTCGTTTGTCATGGCCGATGTTTCGGGCAAAGGCGTGCCGGCCGCCCTTTTCATGGAATATTCGAAGACGTTGCTTGCAGCGCACATCCCCCGGCTCATACATCCGGTAAAATCGCTGACAGAGGTGAACGCCGAACTGATACGCAATTCGCGTATGGGCCTCTTTGTGACGGTCATGCTTGTGCAGGTGGAGCGCGACATGGATCGTCTGCGCCTTGCATCGGCCGGGCACAATCATCAGATTCTGTATCGGGCAAGAACAGGCACCATTGAATCCCTCTCAGGGCAGGGCCCGCCGCTTGGAACGTTTGAAGGGGCGGAGTATCGCGAGAAGATCTACCACTATGACAAGGGAGATCTTCTCGTGCTGTATACCGACGGCATCTCTGAGGCGCAGAAGCAGAATTTCGAACAGTACGGCGAGGATCGCCTCTTTGACCTGATTCGCCGGCTCGGCCATCTTGAGCCGACAGAGATCGTTAAGGCAATCTTTGCCGACGTAAACGATTTCATCGAAGGCGCCGAGCAGATGGACGACGCCACCGTTATGGTGGTAAGGCTGTAG
- a CDS encoding DTW domain-containing protein has translation MRYRTRPEIRCPDCYLLKESCLCDSAPQITIRSALTVVHHSAELFKTTSTIRLLQLAIRDCTLHLRAGSIPHERPAPIIKRRPVRIALFPREDAVELSELALRHRPDEIELIVPDGTWNQASRITRRDPHFKDAVFAHLHIKEPSIFVLRDQAEKGRTSTFEAVAAALAIIEGPEVQKQMMDFFREAVYRILRSKGLHRDSLRDA, from the coding sequence ATGCGCTACCGCACACGCCCCGAAATACGCTGCCCCGACTGCTATCTGCTCAAAGAAAGCTGCCTCTGCGACTCCGCTCCGCAGATAACGATTCGAAGCGCTCTAACGGTCGTTCATCACAGCGCCGAGCTTTTTAAAACGACTTCCACCATTCGATTGCTACAACTCGCGATTCGTGATTGCACGCTGCATCTTCGCGCCGGCAGCATACCACACGAGCGGCCGGCGCCGATCATAAAGCGTCGCCCCGTTCGCATCGCCCTCTTCCCGCGTGAAGACGCCGTCGAGTTAAGCGAGCTTGCGCTGCGGCATCGCCCCGACGAGATCGAGCTCATCGTTCCTGACGGAACCTGGAACCAGGCCTCTCGCATCACGCGGCGCGATCCGCATTTCAAAGATGCCGTCTTCGCGCATCTGCACATCAAGGAGCCGTCGATCTTCGTCTTACGAGACCAGGCCGAGAAAGGCCGCACCAGCACCTTCGAGGCCGTCGCCGCCGCTCTGGCCATCATCGAAGGGCCCGAAGTTCAAAAACAGATGATGGATTTCTTTCGTGAGGCCGTGTATCGCATCCTGCGCTCAAAGGGCCTGCACCGTGATTCGCTGCGCGACGCGTGA
- a CDS encoding diguanylate cyclase domain-containing protein → MEATLLPEINRRVLAGEPLKRILQFICEQSVEIFDAGFVWIGQKERDGRIRMLGAAGSAGHYRDELERIGIRWDDDALAAGPGGQAIRTGRTVHTAVLDPDFEPWREQALAAGLHSVISVPITVGDRVLGCFSLYFRHGQDLIGSKTMLRIEQIGERICLAVERMLDRQRIHALSAALEKADDAVFITDPSGTIQWANEALAIQSGYALEELIGQSPNILKSGKHDRPYYDRLWQTVLKGEMWIDETIERNVRGENYIVRQTITPILDEAGEIACFVAIHHDITERKQTEEKIRRLAHYDSLTGIPNRALFYDRLHQAISLGERHHRRFALLYLDLDGFKPVNDLYGHRCGDAVLRISAGRIAGQVRSSDTVARLGGDEFAILLHDVTEEHAAHRIAENVIEAVSAPMNAEGQQIEIAVSIGIAFFPHSGRDADALIHEADRAMYEAKRAGKKTIRTAAFQNR, encoded by the coding sequence ATGGAAGCGACGCTGCTTCCCGAGATCAACCGACGGGTGCTCGCAGGAGAGCCTCTAAAGCGCATTCTGCAGTTCATCTGCGAGCAATCGGTTGAGATCTTTGATGCCGGCTTTGTGTGGATCGGGCAGAAAGAGCGCGATGGTCGCATCCGGATGCTTGGCGCCGCAGGCAGCGCCGGGCATTACCGGGACGAGCTGGAGCGGATCGGCATCCGCTGGGATGACGACGCCCTCGCTGCCGGCCCCGGAGGCCAGGCCATTCGAACCGGCCGGACCGTTCACACCGCCGTGCTCGACCCGGACTTTGAGCCCTGGAGGGAGCAGGCACTGGCCGCGGGACTGCATTCTGTTATCAGCGTACCGATCACCGTCGGCGATCGCGTGCTCGGCTGCTTCTCTCTCTACTTCCGCCATGGCCAGGACCTCATCGGCTCGAAAACGATGCTACGCATCGAGCAGATCGGCGAACGCATCTGCCTGGCGGTGGAGCGCATGCTCGATCGTCAGCGCATCCATGCCCTCTCTGCAGCGCTTGAGAAGGCCGACGACGCCGTCTTCATCACGGACCCTTCCGGTACGATTCAATGGGCCAACGAGGCGCTTGCCATTCAAAGCGGATACGCCCTCGAAGAACTGATCGGCCAATCGCCGAATATCTTAAAGTCCGGAAAACACGACAGGCCTTATTACGATCGGCTCTGGCAGACCGTTCTCAAAGGCGAGATGTGGATCGACGAAACCATTGAGAGAAACGTGCGCGGCGAGAACTATATCGTGCGGCAGACCATCACGCCCATCCTTGACGAAGCGGGAGAGATCGCCTGCTTTGTCGCGATCCATCACGACATCACCGAGCGCAAACAGACAGAAGAGAAGATTCGCCGGCTCGCCCACTACGACTCGTTAACCGGCATCCCCAATCGCGCCCTTTTCTATGACCGGCTGCACCAGGCCATCTCTCTCGGCGAACGTCATCACAGGCGCTTTGCTCTGCTCTATCTCGACCTCGACGGCTTCAAGCCCGTCAACGATCTTTACGGACATCGCTGCGGCGATGCCGTATTGCGTATCTCTGCCGGTCGCATCGCCGGCCAGGTGCGATCGAGCGATACGGTTGCCCGTCTGGGCGGCGATGAGTTTGCGATTCTGCTTCACGATGTGACCGAAGAGCATGCCGCTCATAGGATCGCAGAAAACGTAATCGAAGCCGTCTCCGCTCCCATGAATGCCGAGGGACAACAGATCGAGATTGCAGTCTCTATCGGCATCGCCTTCTTTCCGCATTCGGGGCGCGACGCCGATGCGCTCATTCATGAGGCCGACAGGGCCATGTACGAGGCAAAGCGCGCAGGAAAAAAGACAATCCGCACGGCGGCCTTTCAGAATCGTTGA
- a CDS encoding MYG1 family protein, whose amino-acid sequence MKAPDIFLTHSGTGHADDLLAFSLARLLWPDIRLIRTRDFRITDEGIDVLAGEGKGMHRDGTFVVADVGGIYAPERRIYDHHQPGSPVRPDGHPYSAAGLFFKHHGRDILRNLNADASDEVINDAFRDIDEAILLPVDLSDNTGCSFYEPDTDVKGFMFSDYIALARPGLIADFEETAMGCAAILRIGMQQYLDANYRGRQLKKLGERCGEEVLAVDAFYPSARRYLETTPVRILVHPNPEGRWNARWVKDGLFPHAWRGRIDGELEKASGISGAVFCHRSGHLAVAKSRDEAVLLAELALRSG is encoded by the coding sequence ATGAAAGCACCCGACATATTCTTAACACATTCCGGAACCGGGCATGCCGACGATCTGCTTGCCTTCAGCCTGGCAAGGCTTTTATGGCCCGACATCCGCCTGATTCGCACAAGAGACTTTCGCATTACCGATGAAGGTATCGACGTTCTCGCAGGCGAAGGCAAGGGGATGCATCGAGACGGAACGTTTGTCGTCGCCGACGTGGGCGGCATCTACGCCCCTGAGCGACGCATCTATGATCATCATCAACCCGGTTCACCCGTAAGACCGGACGGGCATCCGTACTCCGCTGCCGGTCTTTTCTTCAAACATCATGGCCGCGACATCTTGCGCAACCTGAACGCCGACGCCTCTGACGAAGTGATCAACGATGCCTTTCGAGATATCGACGAGGCCATCCTGCTTCCCGTCGATCTATCGGATAACACCGGTTGCAGCTTCTACGAGCCCGATACGGACGTGAAAGGCTTTATGTTCAGCGACTACATCGCCCTTGCTCGACCCGGACTGATCGCCGACTTCGAAGAGACGGCGATGGGCTGTGCGGCCATCCTTCGTATCGGCATGCAGCAATACCTCGACGCCAACTATCGCGGCCGGCAGCTGAAGAAGCTCGGCGAACGATGCGGCGAAGAGGTGCTTGCCGTCGATGCCTTCTATCCTTCGGCGCGCCGGTATCTTGAAACGACGCCCGTGCGCATCCTCGTGCATCCGAATCCCGAAGGACGATGGAATGCACGCTGGGTGAAGGACGGTCTCTTCCCGCACGCATGGCGCGGTCGTATCGACGGCGAACTCGAAAAGGCATCAGGCATCAGCGGCGCCGTCTTCTGCCACAGAAGCGGACATCTTGCCGTCGCGAAAAGCCGCGACGAGGCCGTCTTACTTGCAGAGCTGGCCTTACGATCGGGCTAA
- a CDS encoding mucoidy inhibitor MuiA family protein gives MKNRRSRNRAGLGAAAFFVLFSGIFLHGSQMLVGATPTEHRLQPPITSVQLYSDQALIRRTASLTLEPGMQSLRIDDLPGSLNEDSVRVSFSGAGVKIEEIRVDTEYQKLYRSQEARQSEERLRNAENRLRLLSNRYVMLRDEEAAIRKIHVGAAPADPKAGRPLDPDRWKDTLNFMQSQLLKNQSETERLLEQIDGAREDLAVAIAVAERFRSGIAQSRKTVAVRFAFDGRQKERRDLTLEYRIGGASWFPVYQARVISKSAEESARVRLSVYALVRNETGEDWKNIRPVFSAADPAESSRLPVLSTWAIRSVLEESKKIDLYSKESRKPAPSPSQQRRDSPAVQVAQEEVAREQVVDDGEPDLKPKDEVVRQKLNIQTGKSQEYFQKNNEIVQDKRARNRTEQVEALLGEFRTNILNRDRSLSAGQYDRALEYSDSVIQNIRSLSPAHQGLFAEEEQKSLRIRRQALEMIDAKRFTSNLIPPVRSSRGFDYRYTSERSETIRSDGAFRRIFLFEKELPVSLLYESAPARARLAYLVGRARYADKVPLLSGPVSVFHNMDYTGEATLPTVSGGESFALHLGANEEVGIQRSERTFRKTEGLISRSYSNRTEVNITVRNQRRSTVQLDLLERIPVSADERVSVDVVSVEPSPLEKSERGIYRFRLTLKPGEIRKIRLVYDLTHGADVLPVMNETGVEN, from the coding sequence ATGAAAAACAGGCGTTCCAGAAATCGGGCAGGGTTGGGCGCTGCCGCTTTTTTCGTCCTTTTCTCGGGCATCTTTCTTCATGGCAGTCAGATGCTGGTCGGCGCCACTCCGACGGAGCATCGGCTTCAGCCGCCGATAACGTCGGTGCAGCTTTATTCCGACCAGGCGTTGATTCGTCGCACCGCTTCTTTAACTCTCGAACCAGGGATGCAGTCATTGCGAATCGACGATCTGCCTGGATCTCTGAACGAAGACTCCGTCAGAGTATCGTTCTCGGGCGCGGGCGTGAAGATCGAAGAGATTCGCGTAGATACGGAATATCAGAAGCTCTACCGATCGCAGGAGGCCCGACAATCCGAGGAGCGCTTGCGTAATGCCGAGAATCGTCTTCGCCTTCTGAGCAATCGCTATGTGATGCTGCGCGATGAAGAGGCGGCGATTCGCAAGATCCATGTCGGCGCGGCGCCTGCTGATCCGAAAGCAGGGCGGCCCCTTGATCCGGATCGCTGGAAGGATACGCTGAATTTCATGCAGTCGCAGCTTCTCAAGAATCAGAGCGAAACGGAGCGGCTTCTTGAGCAGATCGACGGTGCGCGAGAGGACCTTGCCGTCGCCATCGCCGTTGCCGAACGCTTTCGCAGCGGTATAGCGCAGAGTCGCAAGACGGTAGCCGTGCGTTTTGCTTTCGACGGCAGGCAGAAAGAACGGCGTGACCTCACGCTCGAATATCGTATCGGTGGAGCGTCCTGGTTTCCGGTGTACCAGGCTCGCGTGATCAGCAAATCGGCCGAAGAGTCGGCGCGCGTTCGACTTTCGGTGTATGCCCTGGTCAGGAATGAAACGGGCGAGGACTGGAAAAATATCAGGCCGGTTTTCTCGGCGGCCGATCCGGCCGAGTCCTCCAGGTTGCCTGTGTTATCCACATGGGCGATTCGATCGGTCCTTGAAGAAAGCAAGAAAATAGATCTCTATAGTAAAGAGTCGCGAAAGCCGGCGCCCTCGCCGAGTCAGCAGCGCAGGGATTCGCCGGCCGTTCAGGTCGCTCAGGAAGAGGTCGCCCGCGAGCAGGTCGTCGATGACGGCGAGCCCGATCTCAAGCCAAAAGACGAGGTCGTGCGACAGAAGCTCAATATTCAGACCGGAAAATCGCAGGAATACTTCCAGAAGAATAACGAGATCGTCCAGGATAAACGAGCGCGCAATCGCACGGAGCAGGTAGAGGCGCTTCTCGGCGAGTTCCGCACGAATATACTCAACCGGGATCGCAGCCTTTCGGCCGGCCAGTACGATCGCGCCCTTGAATACAGCGATAGCGTGATTCAGAATATCCGCAGCCTGTCTCCCGCTCATCAGGGTCTCTTCGCCGAAGAAGAGCAGAAATCCCTGCGCATCCGCCGGCAGGCGCTTGAGATGATCGATGCGAAACGATTCACGTCAAATCTCATTCCTCCCGTGCGTTCTTCGAGAGGATTCGATTATCGTTATACATCTGAGAGATCAGAGACGATTCGCTCCGATGGCGCCTTCCGTCGTATCTTTCTGTTTGAAAAAGAGTTACCCGTCAGCCTGCTTTATGAATCGGCTCCGGCCAGGGCGCGCCTTGCCTATCTTGTCGGGCGGGCGAGGTATGCCGATAAGGTTCCGCTGCTTTCGGGGCCGGTTTCGGTCTTTCACAACATGGATTATACGGGCGAGGCGACGCTGCCCACCGTTTCAGGAGGCGAGAGCTTCGCATTACATCTTGGCGCCAACGAAGAGGTCGGCATCCAGCGTAGCGAGCGGACCTTTCGCAAGACCGAGGGTTTGATCAGTCGCAGCTACAGCAATCGCACCGAGGTAAACATTACGGTACGCAATCAGCGTCGTTCGACGGTGCAGCTGGATCTGCTCGAACGTATTCCCGTATCGGCCGATGAGCGCGTCAGCGTCGACGTCGTCTCGGTGGAGCCTTCGCCGCTTGAGAAATCAGAAAGAGGGATCTATAGATTCCGGCTGACGCTGAAGCCTGGCGAGATTCGAAAGATCCGTCTCGTCTATGACCTGACACACGGGGCCGACGTTCTGCCTGTGATGAACGAAACGGGAGTGGAGAACTGA
- a CDS encoding mucoidy inhibitor MuiA family protein codes for MKSPYSTSHALLRQAARFGAALIALITASTFAQGGAEAREEAKYGNERKRFAPPVQSVIVYPDRVLVSREAKIMLEEGRQILVFADASSALDPSSLRGFSDDDGVVVQSVSTYVERQKEIRSDELRALDERKKALEQERSREEAAVERARLDQQGLDRYRQYLTETISKESVEKTGSPTGWSDAMDFVAKRALEAKNQELKGVERIERIAEELSILQKDIDRLRSEGQRSKRTVEITVQVAKQGIASVGFSYHIRGASWSVSYGIHHQEDGGALVEYYGNVKQQTGEDWTNVQVRLSTSRPSYGAQRPGLRSLSVSAREAKVREQIQQAEAEVERPDVEESGPGSDGDTGGYASVEENTGSPVFLIPGRADIPSAERAFRLTIARFTLKPVQESYRIVGAQQRSAHLAVTLKNDRPFPLLAGPVDSYRNSGFTGRGEIGYTPSGANLVVGFGVDRNVRLRREVQTYRESGLFSGKVFRTIIDLEVGNEGGEARSIQVFERIPVSELESVKVRILPETTPGFTEEVEKSGILRWSMSLASGEKRKIRLAFEVETPSDFKGEIYGR; via the coding sequence ATGAAAAGCCCATACTCAACATCACATGCTTTGTTGCGTCAAGCGGCGCGTTTTGGTGCCGCTCTGATCGCTCTCATCACGGCTTCGACGTTCGCCCAGGGAGGTGCCGAGGCGAGAGAAGAGGCAAAATACGGCAATGAGAGAAAGCGATTTGCTCCGCCTGTGCAATCCGTCATCGTGTATCCGGACCGCGTTCTCGTCAGCAGAGAGGCGAAGATCATGCTCGAAGAGGGTCGTCAGATCCTCGTCTTTGCCGATGCAAGCTCGGCCCTTGATCCGTCGAGTCTGCGCGGGTTTTCAGATGATGACGGCGTCGTCGTGCAGAGCGTGTCGACGTATGTGGAGCGTCAGAAAGAGATCCGCAGCGACGAACTGCGAGCCCTCGATGAACGCAAAAAGGCCCTCGAACAGGAACGCTCTCGCGAAGAGGCGGCCGTTGAGCGGGCGCGACTCGATCAACAGGGGCTCGATCGTTATCGTCAGTATCTGACCGAAACCATCTCAAAGGAGTCCGTCGAAAAAACGGGCAGCCCCACGGGCTGGTCCGATGCCATGGACTTTGTGGCGAAAAGAGCGCTTGAGGCCAAGAATCAGGAGCTGAAAGGCGTCGAACGCATCGAGCGTATTGCCGAGGAACTTTCCATATTGCAGAAAGATATCGATCGCTTGCGCAGCGAGGGGCAGCGATCGAAGCGCACGGTAGAGATTACCGTCCAGGTGGCGAAGCAGGGAATCGCTTCCGTAGGCTTTTCGTATCATATACGCGGCGCCTCGTGGAGCGTTTCGTATGGCATCCATCACCAGGAAGACGGCGGCGCCCTTGTCGAGTATTACGGTAACGTAAAACAGCAGACGGGCGAAGACTGGACCAACGTTCAGGTCCGCCTCTCGACATCCAGGCCGTCCTACGGAGCGCAACGACCCGGGCTCAGATCGTTATCCGTTTCGGCCCGTGAGGCGAAGGTGCGCGAGCAGATTCAGCAGGCAGAGGCAGAGGTGGAGCGGCCAGATGTTGAAGAGAGCGGCCCGGGGTCGGACGGCGATACGGGCGGCTACGCCTCGGTCGAGGAGAACACGGGTTCGCCCGTTTTCCTGATTCCCGGTCGGGCCGATATTCCGTCGGCGGAGCGCGCCTTCCGGTTAACGATCGCCCGGTTCACGTTGAAGCCCGTCCAGGAATCCTATCGCATCGTCGGAGCGCAGCAGCGTTCGGCGCATCTTGCCGTCACGTTAAAGAACGATCGTCCCTTCCCGCTGCTCGCCGGTCCCGTGGATTCTTATCGTAATTCGGGCTTTACCGGCCGCGGAGAAATCGGTTATACGCCGTCGGGCGCCAATCTTGTCGTCGGCTTTGGCGTGGATCGCAACGTCAGGCTGCGTCGCGAGGTGCAGACATACAGAGAGAGCGGTCTTTTCTCGGGCAAGGTCTTCCGCACGATCATCGATCTTGAAGTCGGTAACGAAGGCGGAGAGGCGCGATCCATTCAGGTATTCGAGCGCATCCCCGTTTCAGAGCTGGAGTCGGTAAAGGTTCGCATCCTGCCCGAGACGACGCCCGGTTTTACGGAAGAGGTGGAGAAGTCGGGCATCTTGCGCTGGAGTATGAGCCTTGCATCGGGAGAAAAGCGCAAGATACGACTGGCCTTCGAGGTAGAGACGCCCTCGGATTTTAAAGGAGAGATCTACGGTCGGTGA